In a single window of the Halalkalicoccus subterraneus genome:
- a CDS encoding alpha/beta fold hydrolase gives MSGIENEYYSQEVHGPYETYSLSEFELTEGETLPDCQIAYTTFGELNDAKDNAVLFPHMYSGTSKDMEMYIGKDMALDPQSYFIILPNQIGGGLSTSPHNTPPPYGQADFPNVRISDDVRAQYQLVTEKFGIEELELVLGWSMGAQQTYEWAVRYPEMVKRAAPIGGTARNPPQSSLLVDALISALKLDPNWNDGYYDDHRSMRQGLKQHARTWVLMGTSADLWREEEWRGAGFSSLDDFMHRLWDEWFLPMDPNNLIRMAWKWKHADVSRMTDGDLESALQRIEARVYVLPFEEDMVFTLEDNRIEEEMIPDSELRPIPTPWGHFGMFGFRPEDKEFIDTAIGELLDESVA, from the coding sequence ATGAGTGGGATCGAAAACGAGTACTATTCACAAGAGGTCCATGGTCCATACGAGACGTACTCACTGAGTGAGTTCGAACTCACCGAAGGCGAGACACTGCCCGACTGCCAGATCGCATATACAACGTTCGGCGAACTCAATGACGCGAAAGACAACGCCGTTCTCTTCCCGCATATGTATTCAGGGACCAGCAAGGACATGGAGATGTACATTGGGAAGGACATGGCGCTTGATCCACAATCGTATTTCATCATCCTCCCCAATCAGATCGGTGGGGGACTCTCGACGTCACCGCACAATACCCCGCCACCATACGGACAAGCGGATTTCCCGAACGTGCGTATTAGTGACGACGTCCGTGCACAATACCAACTGGTTACCGAGAAATTCGGGATTGAGGAACTCGAACTCGTCCTTGGGTGGTCGATGGGGGCCCAGCAGACCTACGAGTGGGCTGTCCGATACCCGGAGATGGTCAAGCGAGCGGCACCGATCGGCGGCACTGCAAGAAATCCACCTCAGAGTAGTCTCCTTGTCGATGCACTCATCTCGGCTCTCAAATTAGACCCGAACTGGAATGACGGATATTACGACGATCACCGATCGATGCGTCAAGGACTCAAGCAGCATGCCCGAACGTGGGTCTTGATGGGAACGAGCGCGGATCTCTGGCGCGAAGAAGAGTGGCGTGGGGCCGGATTCTCGTCATTAGACGACTTCATGCATCGACTCTGGGACGAGTGGTTCCTCCCGATGGATCCGAACAACCTGATTCGAATGGCTTGGAAGTGGAAACACGCCGATGTGAGCCGAATGACCGACGGTGATCTCGAGAGTGCACTCCAACGAATCGAAGCCCGCGTGTACGTTCTCCCATTTGAAGAAGACATGGTGTTCACACTTGAGGACAATCGGATCGAAGAGGAGATGATTCCCGATAGCGAGCTGCGACCGATCCCGACGCCATGGGGGCATTTCGGGATGTTTGGGTTCCGTCCAGAAGATAAAGAATTCATTGACACCGCGATCGGTGAGCTCCTCGATGAATCAGTAGCCTAA